CATTGGATGCCCGCCAATGAAATTGGCCCACAGGGGAGCGATCGCATTAACAATTGGTGCTTTTACCGAACCAACATCAGTTATGACTGTATTGGAAGGCAGATGAGCGATGAGTTGCTTAAAAGTGGGAATAATCAGCCCTATAGGTGTACAAATAAACACCACCTCTGCTTTTGCTAGCAGGCTTATGTCAACTGACGCCTCATCTACGCTGCCTAGGGCTACTGCCCGCTCACAGGTTGATTCACGACGGCTAACGCCTAAGACATGATATCCTTGCGATCGCAAATCTAAACCCAAAGAGCCGCCTATCAGTCCAAGTCCTAAAATACCTATATTCATCTAATTGTGACATTCCGTCTGTTACATAATTTCTGCATACTGTACCAAATCTCATCATTTCAATTCTCTTTTGCCAAGCAATACCCGCAAGTGTAACAACCTCCTAATATAGAAATTGGGTGTCGCCGAATGGTTTTTACCTTCCGACTAAATAGCGACGAAAGTTTATTTACCATAGCTTATATAATTATTCTTCCATTGAAAGGTGCAGGGGAACTACATAGAAAAATATTTTGTCCTGTACTGAAAATGGTGGCTGGCGAAGATATTTCTAAGCTCTGTCTAAAAGCTCTTCAACTTATGCGGCTTTTCAGCTTTCTAGTAGAGCAAGTAAGGAATAACGCTGCTATGATAAAAGAAACGAAACAATTTGGAATACAGCAGATTAATTCAGGTTTTTCCAAATATATACATAAACAATTTTAACTAATTCTAGTCATCAGAATTTATTTTTTTATGACTATCCTAACTTGGGTAAACAATTTATTAATAACTCTGATAATACTAATATCTATTTAGTGAGCCAAAACTCATAATTCACACCTTTTAAAAGGAGGAAAAAGATGCGTGATACCTTTAATAAAATGATGGGTCGGACTCGGTATGTGGTCTGTCGCATTATGCTGCATTTAGGTGGATCTGAGGTAGCACCAATTCTGGGAGTTTTGAATCGTGCTGCAAGGGAAGCCATAGATACCGAAGGTGACATAGAAGTTTTGGGAGAAGGATTGGTAGAAATCTGCCAAACTCTACTACAGTACGATGAATATTGGCTTTCTGTTGCTAATGAAGGCGATGTATTTTGGAGCGAAGGGGAAGCGGGAGATTATGTGAATGAATTATTTACAGACTCTGCCCAACGTTATCTCAGTGAACCAGATTTTGGTTCTGACTCCGGATATGATGAACCTTTATCTATTCCTGTCACGCGCAATGTCGTTGTGATGATTACAGTGGCTTATGAAGGAGAAGTCCCAGATTTGGAAGCTGACCTGGCGAACATTACTGCACTCAAAGAAGGCTTTAAAGCTTTAATAAGCTTACACTACAAACATAAACTACGAGCAATTCAGGTGCATTTTTCACCAGCTCGCTTAGGTGACGAACTCACCAACGACCAGCTATTACAATATTACCCGGAATTAATTCCCTTGTAATTGGTTGGGTCGTCCGCACCTACCACCCAACTGAGAAATTGTTAAGCTCGGAGATAGGATGATAGTCAAATGTTAATGACAATCGTGCGTAAATTCACAGCCGTTTTTTTAGCTTTAAGTTTGTCCTTGACCACTGTCGCCTGTGGTGGCGGTGGGTCTAGCCAAACGACACCTCAAGCTAGCAACACCAATCAAACTACTGCTACCACGAACGCTACTACCAAGCTAGCTGATGGTCAGTATCCGGTGCAGCAAGCAAGTTTTAACGATGCTGATGGGGAGTACACGGTGTTTTTACTCAACGCTACACCCCCAACTTTGAGAACCCAAAATTTACAAATGGCGCGGCTGACCGATGACGAAATCAAGCAAGGCAAGAAAACTTACCTGAAGGTAGAGAATGGACAGCCCGCGCTATACCTAACAGAAGACTTCAAAATTGAGTACGTCCACAACGTTACTGAGACGAGAACCGATCCCCAAACCGGACAACAGGAAACTGTTGTCGTCCGTCAACAAAATAGCTTCTGGGCACCCTTTGCCGGATCTGTTGCCGGATCTTTGGCTGGACAGGCGATTGGTAGTATGTTGTTTAGACCCCAATACTACGTACCTCCTGCATATCAGCCTGGTGGAGTCCTAACTGGCTACGGTGGCTATGGTCGCAGCTATGGAGATGCGGTTCAAAGTTATCGCACACGCTATAATGCGCCGCCTACAGTAGAGAGAAACCGCACAGCTTTCCGCAGTACAGGGACAATTAGAAGGTCATATCCTGGTGGTTCTTCCACTGTCCGGCGCACTGTCCCAAATACCAATACGGGCAGCCGCGCTACTGGTTCCGGTTATGGCGGCAGTACCCTAAGACCCTCTGGTAGCAGCACGACCAGACGCAGTCCTGGCGGTAGTAGTTTTGGTAGTGGCGGTCGTTCTCGAACCCCACGCTCAACTGGTTTTGGTAGACGTAGATAATTGTAGAGACGCGACGCCAGTCGCCTGGGTCGGGCTAACCCTCCTGCAGCGCTGGCTCGCCATCATGGCGCGTCTCTAGATCATTCATTT
The sequence above is a segment of the Mastigocladopsis repens PCC 10914 genome. Coding sequences within it:
- a CDS encoding DUF1517 domain-containing protein yields the protein MRDTFNKMMGRTRYVVCRIMLHLGGSEVAPILGVLNRAAREAIDTEGDIEVLGEGLVEICQTLLQYDEYWLSVANEGDVFWSEGEAGDYVNELFTDSAQRYLSEPDFGSDSGYDEPLSIPVTRNVVVMITVAYEGEVPDLEADLANITALKEGFKALISLHYKHKLRAIQVHFSPARLGDELTNDQLLQYYPELIPL